In Bacillus kexueae, the following proteins share a genomic window:
- the hemB gene encoding porphobilinogen synthase, with the protein MNTLFNRHRRLRHSANMRAMVRETFLHTEDLIYPIFVVEGENQKNPVQSMPGVYQLSLDLLQEEMKEVVDLGIKSVIVFGVPAHKDEVGSQAYHECGIVQQAIKQIKREYPEMVVIADTCLCQYTDHGHCGIVENGVVLNDPSLELLAKTAVSQAKAGADIIAPSNMMDGFVVSIRQALDEAGFEHIPIMSYAVKYASAFYGPFRDAAHSSPQFGDRKTYQMDPANRLEALREAQSDIEEGADFLIVKPALSYLDIIREVKDHFPVPVVAYNVSGEYSMIKAASQNGWINEKDTVLEMLTSMKRAGVDLMITYFAKDVAKWLSEK; encoded by the coding sequence ATGAACACTTTATTTAATCGTCATCGCCGTCTTCGTCATAGTGCGAATATGAGAGCAATGGTAAGAGAAACTTTTTTACATACAGAAGATTTAATTTACCCAATTTTTGTCGTAGAGGGAGAAAATCAAAAGAATCCAGTTCAATCCATGCCAGGTGTCTATCAGCTTTCATTAGATTTATTGCAGGAAGAAATGAAAGAAGTTGTTGACTTAGGAATCAAATCGGTCATTGTCTTCGGTGTTCCTGCCCATAAAGATGAAGTAGGTTCTCAAGCATATCATGAATGTGGGATTGTTCAACAAGCCATTAAGCAAATCAAGCGAGAATATCCTGAAATGGTTGTCATTGCTGATACATGTCTCTGTCAATATACAGACCACGGACATTGTGGCATCGTTGAAAACGGCGTGGTTTTAAATGATCCTTCTTTAGAACTACTTGCTAAGACGGCTGTAAGTCAAGCGAAAGCTGGAGCTGATATTATTGCTCCTTCAAACATGATGGACGGTTTTGTCGTATCAATTCGTCAAGCATTAGATGAAGCAGGATTTGAACATATTCCAATCATGTCTTATGCCGTGAAATATGCAAGTGCCTTTTACGGTCCGTTTCGTGATGCAGCCCATAGTTCACCGCAATTTGGTGATCGAAAAACGTACCAAATGGATCCTGCCAATCGCTTAGAAGCGTTGCGTGAAGCTCAATCGGATATCGAAGAAGGAGCGGATTTCTTAATAGTTAAACCTGCCCTTTCGTATTTAGATATTATTCGAGAAGTGAAAGACCATTTTCCGGTTCCGGTCGTTGCTTACAATGTAAGTGGTGAGTATTCCATGATTAAGGCGGCTAGCCAAAATGGATGGATCAATGAAAAAGATACGGTTCTTGAAATGTTAACAAGCATGAAGAGAGCTGGCGTTGATTTAATGATTACTTATTTTGCTAAAGACGTTGCGAAGTGGTTAAGCGAAAAATAA
- the hemL gene encoding glutamate-1-semialdehyde 2,1-aminomutase, which produces MSRYQRSHEAFEKAKQLMPGGVNSPVRAFKSVSLEPIFMERGKGSKIYDIDGNEYIDYVLSWGPLILGHANDQVVEALKKVTEGGTSFGAPTLIENKLAELVIERVPSIEVVRMVNSGTEATMSALRLARGYTGRNKILKFEGCYHGHGDSLLIKAGSGVATLGLPDSPGVPEGVALNTITVPYNDMESVRYAFEQFGDDIAGVIVEPVAGNMGVVPPQNQFLQQLRDITNEYGSLLIFDEVMTGFRVDYQCAQGYYGVTPDLTCLGKVIGGGLPVGAYGGKAEIMEKIAPSGPIYQAGTLSGNPLAMTAGYETLRQLTPEVYEEFRRKADRLEEGFTNLSKTYDVPLTVNRAGSMIGVFFNGEEVVNYETAKQSDLSFFADFYREMAQEGVYLPPSQFEGLFLSTAHTNEDIEKTIEAAEKAFAALKK; this is translated from the coding sequence ATGAGTCGTTATCAGCGTTCACACGAAGCCTTTGAAAAGGCAAAACAACTAATGCCAGGTGGGGTTAACAGCCCTGTTCGAGCATTTAAATCTGTAAGCTTAGAACCAATTTTCATGGAAAGAGGAAAAGGATCAAAAATCTATGATATTGACGGTAACGAATACATTGATTACGTTTTATCGTGGGGTCCTCTTATTTTAGGTCATGCGAACGACCAAGTAGTAGAGGCTTTAAAAAAGGTGACAGAAGGCGGGACAAGCTTTGGTGCGCCGACGCTTATTGAAAATAAGTTGGCAGAGCTAGTTATTGAGCGAGTTCCGTCCATCGAAGTAGTACGAATGGTCAATTCAGGTACTGAGGCAACGATGAGTGCTTTACGTCTTGCGAGAGGTTACACTGGACGAAATAAAATTTTAAAATTCGAAGGTTGTTATCACGGGCATGGAGACTCTTTACTAATTAAGGCCGGCTCCGGTGTCGCGACACTTGGTTTGCCAGATAGCCCAGGAGTACCTGAGGGAGTGGCGTTAAACACGATAACAGTTCCGTACAATGATATGGAAAGTGTGCGTTATGCTTTTGAACAGTTTGGTGATGATATCGCTGGCGTTATCGTAGAACCAGTGGCAGGAAATATGGGGGTTGTTCCACCTCAAAATCAGTTCTTACAACAATTAAGAGACATTACGAATGAATACGGCTCGTTACTCATTTTTGACGAAGTAATGACGGGCTTCCGTGTCGATTACCAATGTGCTCAAGGGTATTATGGTGTTACGCCAGATCTTACGTGTTTAGGAAAGGTCATTGGGGGAGGCCTGCCTGTTGGAGCATACGGTGGTAAAGCTGAAATTATGGAGAAAATTGCGCCGAGTGGGCCAATTTATCAAGCAGGAACGCTTTCAGGGAACCCATTAGCAATGACTGCGGGATATGAAACATTACGTCAGTTAACCCCTGAAGTTTATGAAGAGTTCAGAAGAAAGGCTGACCGTTTAGAAGAAGGATTTACGAATCTTTCAAAGACATATGATGTACCACTAACGGTAAATCGTGCAGGTTCGATGATTGGCGTATTCTTTAATGGGGAAGAAGTGGTAAATTATGAAACAGCGAAGCAATCCGACTTATCGTTTTTCGCTGATTTCTATCGTGAAATGGCTCAAGAAGGTGTTTATTTACCACCATCACAGTTTGAAGGATTATTCTTATCCACGGCTCACACAAATGAGGATATTGAAAAGACAATTGAAGCAGCAGAAAAAGCATTCGCGGCATTAAAAAAATAA
- the spoVID gene encoding stage VI sporulation protein D: MPQEQSSLLRFSVEESVWFQKGQEVEELISISLEPDIAIREHDQYVSIKGALQLAGEYKMGEFVEEDEHDLFPYSGARYVQDIETREDGVSELIHHFPVDITIPRNRVTNLEDVYVTVETFDYEFPENRCLKLVADITILGIRGEDAHDADGNFEEEVENHEEAEQPFEPMYRSDQSVQTEYEADPSQDLSDIFLHPEEEVEEHEAYSTYTFEAKQDQEEAELSYREGGVKEKEQAQAERSEQKEERKNDNSLYLTKLFTREDEEEFSKLKMCIVQQGETVEEICERYDISVQQLIRVNHLDPDPTVYDGQILYIPVYVNH, from the coding sequence GTGCCGCAAGAACAATCATCGTTGTTACGATTTTCAGTAGAAGAGTCTGTTTGGTTTCAAAAAGGACAGGAAGTAGAAGAATTGATATCGATTTCTCTAGAACCGGACATTGCCATCCGAGAGCATGATCAATATGTTTCCATCAAAGGGGCATTGCAGCTTGCAGGAGAGTATAAGATGGGGGAATTCGTAGAAGAAGATGAGCATGATTTATTTCCATACTCTGGGGCTCGGTACGTACAGGATATCGAAACGAGAGAAGATGGTGTATCTGAGTTGATTCATCATTTTCCTGTTGATATAACGATTCCAAGAAATCGAGTAACCAACTTGGAAGATGTGTACGTAACGGTAGAAACGTTTGACTATGAATTTCCTGAAAATCGTTGTTTGAAATTAGTTGCGGATATTACCATCTTAGGGATACGTGGGGAAGATGCGCACGATGCAGATGGGAATTTTGAAGAAGAAGTAGAGAATCATGAAGAAGCGGAACAACCGTTTGAACCGATGTACCGTTCTGACCAATCTGTGCAAACAGAATATGAAGCAGATCCAAGTCAAGACTTATCAGATATTTTTCTTCATCCTGAAGAAGAGGTGGAAGAGCATGAAGCATATTCCACTTATACATTTGAAGCGAAGCAAGATCAAGAAGAAGCGGAGCTTTCGTATCGTGAAGGTGGAGTAAAGGAAAAAGAGCAGGCTCAAGCTGAGCGGTCAGAGCAAAAGGAAGAGAGAAAAAATGATAATTCTCTCTATTTAACAAAACTGTTTACTCGTGAAGACGAAGAAGAATTCTCGAAGTTAAAAATGTGTATTGTACAGCAAGGGGAAACGGTTGAAGAAATTTGCGAAAGGTACGATATATCCGTGCAACAATTGATTCGAGTTAATCATTTAGATCCAGACCCAACCGTTTATGATGGGCAAATATTATATATCCCTGTCTATGTCAATCATTAG
- the ysxE gene encoding spore coat protein YsxE, which translates to MNREELQSVLNEYRIHATYIEHITDRVAKVHTEKGTYALKNAVIKELGDFSRFHSMLIETGFKYYIPIYPTAENHLYVQRGEEIYYLMPWVPRNMRDDQNHMHLELFQAVGNLHQRTKKEWTFEQANYEKLYEATIEKWEKDEQLFEQFVERSEKSWYMSPFELQVIMYFNETKQAYHFAKEKFQDWYEAIKENPIARGVLNHGHLSPSHLVKDDQNQYYLINFERSQFASPVHDLITFLHRKLTSFPVQCDECVQWLDKYEQIFPLSEAENKMFLSYLAYPNPIFQIVKQYEEREGKRSERDYCQRLIRRYWLMKNCEYVVMKWMQQKSPPPQSETPSTS; encoded by the coding sequence ATGAATCGAGAGGAATTGCAAAGTGTATTAAACGAATATCGTATTCATGCCACTTATATTGAACATATAACGGACCGTGTGGCAAAGGTGCATACAGAAAAAGGGACCTATGCATTAAAAAATGCGGTGATTAAGGAATTAGGTGATTTTAGTCGCTTTCATTCTATGTTGATAGAGACAGGCTTTAAATATTATATTCCAATCTACCCTACAGCTGAAAATCATTTATATGTTCAGCGGGGAGAGGAAATTTATTATTTAATGCCTTGGGTTCCACGAAATATGCGAGATGACCAAAATCATATGCATCTTGAGCTCTTTCAAGCCGTTGGGAACCTTCATCAGCGTACGAAGAAAGAGTGGACGTTTGAACAAGCAAATTATGAAAAACTATATGAAGCTACGATCGAGAAGTGGGAGAAGGATGAACAGCTTTTTGAACAATTTGTTGAACGGAGTGAAAAAAGCTGGTATATGTCCCCTTTTGAACTACAGGTAATCATGTACTTTAACGAGACGAAGCAAGCATACCATTTTGCGAAGGAAAAGTTTCAAGATTGGTATGAAGCGATTAAGGAAAATCCGATTGCACGTGGGGTCTTGAATCATGGACACCTTTCTCCTTCGCATTTAGTTAAGGATGACCAAAATCAATATTACTTAATTAACTTTGAACGATCCCAATTCGCTTCTCCTGTTCACGATTTAATTACATTTCTTCACCGAAAGCTAACGAGTTTTCCAGTTCAATGCGATGAATGTGTACAATGGTTGGATAAATATGAGCAAATCTTTCCATTATCTGAAGCGGAAAATAAAATGTTTCTTAGTTACTTAGCTTATCCAAATCCAATCTTCCAAATTGTTAAACAGTACGAAGAGAGAGAAGGGAAAAGGAGTGAACGCGACTATTGTCAACGCCTTATAAGAAGGTATTGGCTTATGAAAAATTGTGAATATGTTGTAATGAAATGGATGCAACAAAAATCTCCTCCTCCACAAAGTGAAACCCCTTCAACGTCATGA
- a CDS encoding valine--tRNA ligase, protein MSEHTMSTKYDPNAVEKDRYQFWLEGKFFEAKDDESKEPYTIVIPPPNVTGKLHLGHAWDTTLQDILTRMKRMQGYDVLWLPGMDHAGIATQAKVEAKLREEGKSRYDLGREKFLEETWKWKEEYAGHIRQQWSKLGLGLDYSRERFTMDEGLSKAVREVFVSLYKKGLIYRGEYIINWDPATKTALSDIEVIYKDVQGALYHMRYPLADGSGHIEVATTRPETMLGDTAVAVHPEDERYKHLIGKMVKLPITGREIPIVGDEYVDMEFGSGAVKITPAHDPNDFEIGNRHNLARILVMHEDGTMNEKAGKYNGMDRFECRKQIVKDLQEEGILFKIEEHMHSVGHSERSGAVVEPYLSTQWFVKMQPLADAAIELQKSEEKVQFVPERFEKTYLHWMENIRDWCISRQLWWGHRIPAWYHKETGEVYVDHEPPADLENWEQDSDVLDTWFSSALWPFSTMGWPDVEAEDYKRYYPTNVLVTGYDIIFFWVSRMIFQGLEFTGKRPFEDVLIHGLVRDAEGRKMSKSLGNGVDPMEVIEKYGADSLRYFLATGSSPGQDLRFSFEKVEAVWNFANKIWNASRFALMNMDGLTYEEIDLTGEKSVADKWILTRLQETIESVTKLADKYEFGEVGRVLYNFIWDDFCDWYIEMAKLPLYGEDEAQKKTTRSVLAYVLDQTMRLLHPFMPFITEEIWQNLPHKGESITVAEWPKVREEFIFSEAANEMKLLVEVIRSVRNIRAEVNTPMSKQIQIHIKANTNETKEQLVRNEDYLVRFCNPSDLVIDTDLQAPEKAMTTVVSGAELFLPLEGLINIDEEIKRLEKELDKWNKEVERVQKKLSNEGFLKKAPQKVVDEERAKEKDYLEKREAVLKRISELKG, encoded by the coding sequence ATGAGTGAACATACAATGTCCACGAAGTACGATCCGAATGCAGTTGAAAAGGATCGATATCAATTTTGGCTAGAAGGAAAGTTTTTTGAAGCAAAAGATGATGAAAGTAAGGAGCCTTATACAATTGTAATTCCACCTCCAAACGTGACAGGAAAGCTACACTTAGGACACGCGTGGGATACTACGCTTCAAGATATTTTAACGCGTATGAAGCGTATGCAAGGTTATGATGTATTATGGCTTCCTGGAATGGACCATGCTGGAATTGCGACTCAGGCAAAAGTAGAAGCAAAGCTCCGTGAGGAAGGGAAATCTCGATACGATTTAGGTCGTGAGAAATTCTTAGAAGAGACATGGAAATGGAAAGAAGAATATGCAGGTCATATTCGTCAGCAATGGTCGAAGCTCGGTCTAGGTTTAGACTATTCGCGTGAGCGCTTCACGATGGATGAAGGACTTTCAAAAGCAGTGCGTGAAGTATTCGTCTCTTTATACAAAAAAGGACTTATTTATCGTGGCGAATACATCATTAACTGGGACCCTGCGACAAAAACAGCTTTATCAGATATTGAAGTGATTTACAAAGATGTTCAAGGTGCCCTTTACCATATGCGCTATCCGCTAGCAGACGGTTCAGGTCATATTGAGGTAGCGACAACTCGCCCTGAAACAATGCTTGGGGATACAGCCGTTGCAGTTCATCCAGAAGATGAGCGTTATAAGCATTTAATTGGTAAAATGGTGAAGTTGCCAATTACTGGTCGTGAAATTCCAATCGTTGGTGACGAATACGTTGATATGGAGTTTGGATCTGGTGCTGTTAAAATTACTCCTGCACACGATCCGAACGATTTTGAAATTGGAAACCGTCACAATTTAGCGCGCATTTTAGTAATGCATGAAGACGGGACAATGAATGAAAAAGCGGGCAAATACAACGGAATGGATCGTTTTGAATGCCGTAAGCAAATTGTGAAAGACTTACAAGAGGAAGGCATCTTATTTAAAATTGAAGAGCATATGCATTCTGTCGGTCATAGTGAGCGAAGCGGTGCAGTCGTTGAACCGTATTTATCAACACAATGGTTTGTTAAAATGCAGCCATTAGCGGATGCTGCTATTGAGCTTCAAAAATCAGAAGAGAAGGTTCAATTCGTCCCTGAACGATTTGAAAAAACGTACTTGCATTGGATGGAAAATATTCGTGACTGGTGTATCTCTCGTCAGCTTTGGTGGGGCCATCGTATTCCAGCTTGGTACCATAAAGAAACAGGAGAGGTTTATGTAGATCACGAACCGCCAGCTGATCTTGAAAATTGGGAGCAAGATTCAGACGTTCTTGATACATGGTTTAGTTCAGCATTATGGCCTTTTTCAACAATGGGGTGGCCAGATGTAGAGGCGGAAGATTATAAACGCTACTATCCAACAAACGTGTTAGTTACTGGTTATGACATTATTTTCTTCTGGGTATCGCGTATGATTTTCCAAGGCTTAGAATTCACTGGTAAACGTCCATTCGAAGACGTACTTATTCACGGACTTGTTCGTGATGCAGAGGGACGTAAAATGAGTAAGTCATTAGGAAACGGTGTCGATCCAATGGAGGTAATTGAGAAGTATGGTGCAGACTCACTTCGTTACTTCTTAGCGACTGGTAGCTCACCTGGTCAAGATTTACGTTTCAGCTTTGAAAAAGTAGAAGCAGTATGGAACTTTGCGAACAAAATTTGGAATGCCTCTCGATTTGCTTTAATGAACATGGATGGCTTAACGTATGAGGAAATCGATTTAACAGGTGAAAAATCTGTTGCGGATAAATGGATTTTAACTCGCCTTCAAGAGACGATTGAAAGTGTAACGAAATTAGCCGATAAATATGAATTTGGTGAAGTTGGACGCGTTCTTTACAACTTCATTTGGGATGATTTCTGTGATTGGTATATTGAAATGGCGAAGTTGCCACTTTACGGAGAAGATGAAGCGCAAAAGAAAACGACGCGTTCAGTATTAGCGTATGTACTTGATCAAACAATGCGTCTTTTACATCCGTTTATGCCATTTATTACAGAGGAAATTTGGCAGAACCTTCCGCATAAAGGAGAGTCCATTACAGTAGCTGAATGGCCGAAAGTGCGTGAAGAGTTTATCTTCAGTGAAGCTGCGAACGAAATGAAATTACTTGTGGAAGTAATCCGTTCTGTTCGTAACATCCGAGCAGAAGTAAATACGCCAATGAGTAAGCAAATTCAAATTCATATCAAAGCAAATACGAATGAAACGAAAGAGCAGCTTGTTCGTAACGAAGATTACTTAGTTCGATTCTGTAATCCAAGTGACTTAGTGATTGATACAGATTTACAAGCTCCAGAAAAAGCGATGACGACTGTTGTTAGCGGTGCGGAACTGTTCTTGCCGTTAGAAGGCTTAATTAATATTGACGAGGAAATTAAACGACTTGAAAAAGAGCTTGATAAATGGAATAAAGAAGTGGAACGTGTACAGAAGAAGTTATCAAACGAAGGCTTCTTAAAGAAAGCACCACAAAAAGTTGTGGATGAAGAACGTGCAAAAGAGAAGGACTATCTTGAAAAGCGTGAAGCGGTCTTAAAACGTATTTCAGAGTTAAAAGGGTAA
- a CDS encoding bifunctional folylpolyglutamate synthase/dihydrofolate synthase has product MFTTFREANEWLQSRLKFGIKPGLERMHVMMELLNHPERRPKYIHVAGTNGKGSTIAFLNEILQQAGYVVGTYTSPSLETIHERISVNGVPISDEEFIHLVNTVKPVAEKVEQTEFGAPTEFEVMTAMMFDYFGRVNIPDVVLLETGLGGTYDSTNIISPLISIITSIGHDHMGILGESLEEIASQKAGIIKSGVPVMTAVQASSLLSIIEKTAASKKARVYSLNKHFSILEQNERLIFRTPFHEYENVKLGLSGTHQRSNAILAVMAANYLTFYYSFQIERKHIKEGLEKTFWKGRFEQVSKDPTIVLDGAHNVEGVTALKETVRQSYPNRTVHVIFSAMKDKETKEMIDILSSFAHRIMFTSFANPRAKQAKALYDEADVKLKFYEEDWVQSIERMKQTLSHGDVLIITGSLYFIGEVRKLFVNN; this is encoded by the coding sequence ATGTTTACAACTTTCCGTGAAGCAAACGAATGGTTACAATCCCGACTCAAATTTGGAATTAAGCCCGGTTTGGAACGAATGCATGTCATGATGGAATTGTTGAATCATCCTGAACGGCGTCCTAAATATATCCATGTTGCGGGTACGAATGGGAAAGGGTCAACGATTGCCTTTTTAAACGAAATATTGCAACAAGCTGGGTATGTAGTCGGCACATATACTTCTCCATCGTTAGAAACCATTCATGAACGCATCAGTGTAAATGGTGTGCCTATTTCGGATGAGGAATTTATTCATCTCGTAAATACGGTGAAGCCAGTTGCGGAAAAAGTAGAACAAACCGAGTTTGGAGCTCCGACGGAATTTGAAGTCATGACTGCAATGATGTTTGATTATTTTGGCCGGGTAAATATTCCGGATGTTGTCTTGCTGGAAACTGGACTTGGTGGTACATACGACTCGACGAATATCATCTCTCCTCTCATTTCCATTATTACATCCATTGGTCACGATCATATGGGGATATTAGGAGAGTCGTTAGAGGAGATTGCAAGCCAAAAAGCCGGGATTATCAAAAGTGGTGTTCCGGTTATGACAGCTGTACAAGCGTCATCCTTGCTTTCAATTATTGAAAAAACAGCTGCTTCAAAGAAGGCGAGAGTATATTCGTTAAATAAACATTTTTCCATTTTAGAACAAAATGAACGTCTCATCTTTCGCACTCCGTTCCATGAATATGAAAACGTGAAACTTGGATTATCTGGTACACACCAACGTAGCAACGCTATCCTAGCAGTGATGGCGGCCAACTACTTAACCTTTTACTATTCGTTCCAAATAGAAAGGAAACATATTAAAGAAGGGCTTGAAAAAACGTTTTGGAAAGGACGTTTTGAACAAGTTTCTAAAGATCCAACCATTGTGCTCGATGGAGCGCATAACGTAGAAGGGGTAACAGCATTAAAGGAAACCGTTAGACAATCTTATCCAAATCGTACGGTTCACGTCATATTCTCGGCAATGAAAGATAAAGAAACGAAGGAAATGATAGATATTCTATCTTCATTTGCACATCGTATCATGTTTACATCCTTTGCAAATCCAAGAGCTAAACAGGCGAAAGCTTTATATGATGAAGCGGATGTGAAATTAAAGTTTTACGAAGAAGATTGGGTGCAATCAATTGAGCGTATGAAGCAAACGCTCTCACATGGAGATGTTTTGATTATAACGGGTTCACTTTACTTTATAGGAGAAGTCCGAAAGCTCTTTGTAAATAATTAG
- a CDS encoding Maf family protein, which yields MSKFILASQSPRRKELLERLRIPFDVKSSNIEEIIQPNQSPEEVVQSLAFQKALPIAKENRDCFTIGADTVVVYEQSILGKPASREEAIETLRQLSGKTHQVLTGVSIHHNGKHLNFYEQTDVTFYDLTMKEIEAYIETNEPFDKAGSYGIQGYGSLFVKEIKGDYFNVVGLPIAALYRALIEMKFPFES from the coding sequence ATGTCAAAATTCATCCTTGCATCACAATCTCCTCGAAGAAAAGAACTGCTTGAGCGTCTACGTATTCCGTTTGACGTTAAGAGTAGTAACATAGAAGAAATCATACAACCAAATCAATCCCCTGAAGAAGTAGTTCAGTCACTTGCCTTTCAAAAAGCCTTACCTATTGCAAAAGAAAACAGAGATTGCTTTACCATTGGTGCTGATACGGTTGTCGTTTACGAACAGTCCATTCTTGGAAAACCAGCTTCAAGAGAAGAAGCAATTGAAACGCTCAGACAGTTATCAGGAAAGACCCACCAAGTTTTAACCGGGGTATCCATTCACCATAATGGAAAGCATTTAAATTTTTATGAACAAACAGATGTCACTTTTTATGATTTAACAATGAAAGAGATTGAAGCGTACATTGAAACGAATGAACCGTTTGATAAAGCGGGTTCTTACGGTATTCAAGGGTACGGATCCCTTTTTGTTAAAGAAATTAAAGGGGACTACTTCAATGTAGTTGGCTTACCTATTGCAGCGCTATACCGCGCGTTAATTGAAATGAAGTTTCCTTTTGAATCATAG
- the radC gene encoding RadC family protein: MKVETLSIRDFPKDDRPRERMMNEGPESLSNHELLAILLRTGTKNESALHLANKLLKQFDGLRLLKDATVEEITSIQGIGQAKAVQIMAALELGRRIHQLTYEERYVIRSPKDAADYVMEEMRFLTQEHFVCIYLNTKNQVLQKRTVFIGSLNASIVHPREVFKSALKRSAASLICVHNHPSGDPTPSREDIEVTRRLAECGKLIGIEMLDHIIIGEHKFVSLKEKGYL; this comes from the coding sequence ATGAAAGTAGAAACGTTGTCGATTCGTGACTTCCCAAAGGATGACCGTCCTCGTGAACGGATGATGAACGAAGGACCTGAAAGCTTATCCAATCATGAGTTACTTGCTATTTTACTCCGAACAGGCACAAAAAATGAATCTGCCCTCCATCTTGCTAATAAACTTTTGAAGCAATTTGACGGGCTCCGCCTTTTGAAAGATGCAACAGTTGAAGAAATCACGAGTATCCAAGGAATTGGCCAAGCGAAGGCAGTACAAATAATGGCCGCTCTTGAACTTGGACGTCGAATCCATCAACTCACATATGAAGAACGCTACGTAATTCGTTCGCCAAAAGACGCTGCTGACTATGTCATGGAGGAAATGCGCTTTTTAACTCAAGAACATTTCGTATGTATCTATCTAAATACGAAGAATCAAGTGCTTCAAAAGCGAACCGTATTTATTGGAAGTTTAAATGCATCCATTGTTCATCCACGTGAGGTGTTTAAATCCGCATTAAAGCGTTCGGCTGCGTCGTTAATATGTGTTCATAATCACCCATCAGGAGACCCGACTCCAAGCCGTGAAGACATTGAGGTGACAAGGCGCCTTGCCGAATGCGGAAAGCTAATCGGAATTGAAATGCTGGACCATATTATCATCGGAGAACATAAGTTTGTCAGTTTAAAAGAGAAGGGATATTTATAA
- a CDS encoding peptidoglycan-binding domain-containing protein gives MLVVDAGCRVTYPSNTIWKGQTLRYGSRGTYVKQLQDMLNQAGYNVGKADGIFGKKTKSAVMSFQRANRLAQDGIAGKNTYNALIKNLQNKAKEQAQKNASSQWSGQTLRYGSKGNAVRELQTMLNNAGYSVGKVDGIFGKQTLEALKKFQKSRGLKQDGIAGANTYNNLKAY, from the coding sequence GTGTTAGTAGTTGATGCAGGTTGTAGAGTAACTTATCCTTCCAATACCATTTGGAAAGGACAAACTTTAAGGTATGGGAGCAGAGGGACTTATGTTAAACAACTACAAGATATGTTGAACCAAGCTGGTTACAATGTAGGTAAAGCTGACGGAATATTCGGGAAGAAAACTAAGAGTGCAGTTATGAGTTTTCAAAGAGCTAATCGCTTGGCACAAGATGGGATTGCTGGAAAGAACACTTATAATGCACTAATAAAAAATTTACAGAACAAAGCAAAAGAACAAGCTCAAAAAAATGCTTCTAGTCAATGGTCTGGACAAACTCTTAGGTACGGCTCTAAAGGGAATGCAGTTAGAGAATTACAAACAATGCTTAATAACGCTGGGTATAGCGTTGGGAAGGTAGATGGGATTTTTGGGAAGCAAACCTTGGAAGCGCTAAAAAAATTTCAAAAATCTAGAGGTTTAAAACAAGATGGTATTGCAGGTGCGAATACTTACAACAATCTTAAAGCATATTAA
- a CDS encoding peptidoglycan-binding domain-containing protein gives MKGQAVKDLQSMLRVAGYGNIVGAADGIYGSKTEAAVKAFQKIKD, from the coding sequence ATGAAAGGACAAGCCGTCAAAGATCTACAAAGTATGCTTAGAGTAGCAGGATACGGAAATATTGTCGGAGCTGCTGATGGTATATATGGTTCGAAAACAGAAGCCGCAGTCAAGGCATTTCAAAAAATCAAGGATTGA